Part of the Polaribacter sp. Hel1_33_78 genome is shown below.
TTCAACCTTTTGATGATGCTTATTTTATGAAAAGAGCCTTACAGCAAGCGGAAATTGCTTTTGATAAAGGGGAAGTTCCAGTCGGAGCAATTATCGTATTTAAAAATCAAATTATTGCTAGAGCTCACAATTTAACGGAAACATTAAATGATGTAACTGCGCACGCCGAAATGCAAGCTTTTACAGCTGCTGCAGATTTTTTAGGCGGAAAATACTTAAAAGATTGTGAATTGTATGTTACTTTAGAACCATGTCAAATGTGTGCAGGCGGAAGTTATTGGACACAAATTGGCAAAATAGTTTACGGTGCTTCAGAACCAGAAAGAGGATTTAGAAATTTAAAAACTACGTTACACCCTAAAACCAAAGTTGTTAGTGGGATCTTAGAAAATGAATGTTCTCAGCTTTTAAAACGTTTTTTTGTTGAGAAACGAAATTTAAATTAATTTACCATGAATTTTAGAATATCTGCTGACGAACAGACAAGTGCTTCAAGAATAGTAGCTATCGTTGAAAAATGGATTGCTTTTGTTTTTCTAAATTTTAAGGTGGATAAATTTGCTGAGGTAATGCCAAAATTTCATCCAATTTTTTATTTTAGAATTTCCGTTTAGCAAGCATTCCATTTAAATGTTCGATGATTGCCATATTTATATTGTTAAATCATTTTCTTGCTTCATTTCTTATTGTAGAACTACTTTACGATAAGTACTTTTTAGTTTTTTAATTACAGGTTCCATTTCTGATAGATCTAAATGTCCAAAACCAAAACGAACAGCACAGGTATTTTTATCCTGATATAAAACAGTCTGTGGTAGAAATAAATCATTTTTTTCGGCTTCTTCGGCCAGTTTTACTAATGATATTTTAGGTTTAAATTTTAACCAAATAGCCAACCCACCCGAGGGTATGTCCCATTCTGCAATTGCTCCAAAATATTCAGTTAAGAGCTTGCATAGACAATCGCGCCTTTGTTTATAAATTACAATGTTCTTTTTCATGAGGCGATAAATTTCACCTTCATTAATTAACTCCGACAGCATCTGTTCTTGTATTAAGTCGCCTTGTTGGTCTAGCAATTGTAGATAATTATTTGCTTCTGATATCAGATTTTCTGGAGCTACTACAAAACCTGTTTGAAAACTTGGAAATAATGATTGCCCAAGTCTTCCTAAATAAATAACCATACCGTTCGCATCTGCACTCGCTATTGGCAACATTGCAGAGCCTTCAAACTGAAAATCATAATCGTAATCATCTTCAATAATAGCAAATCCAAACTCTTTAGCAAGCTGTAACAACTGTAAGCGACGTTCTACGCTTAATTTTACTCCCGTTGGATAATCTCTATTGGCACATATATACACACACCGAATACTTTTTTTTATGAAATGTTTTTTTATATATCCAATATCCAAACCATTCGTATCCCCAGGAATTGTTTTGATTGTTGCACCTGCTTGTTGAAAAATCATGTTAGAGGCATAATTACTTAAATGACCTACTAATACTAAATCGTTTTGTTTTATTAGTAATTGAGAGACGATGTACAAACTCATTTCTGCACTACGTGTGCTAATGATGTTATCTGGTCTTATATGAAAACCGCGGGTTGCATTTAAATAATTACATAGCTGAGTTTGAAATATGGAATATGAACATTCATTGGGTCTGTTCCATTTTTTAATTAATGTTTTTCGTTTCATGCTAGCACTATACCACCTCGTAAACTGATGCACTGGGTGCAAGCGTAAATCGGGTTTACCATCGTTAATAGTATATTTTGCTTTTGTTAACTGAACAGTTGATGCTAAATGAAATGATTTTTGAAAGGGAAAACTTGTTGCTTTCGCATAAGTATATGCCTGATTTATTTTTTGGAAATGAGCTTTTATTTTTGCTTCTTTCAGGGCTGGTTCTAAAACAAATGTGCCTTTATTCGGTATTATTTCTACCCAACCCTGAGAGGCCAGTTCTTCGTAGATAGCCACTGCTGTATTTCTATGAACCTGCAATAGCTCTCCTAAAACACGAGTTCCTGGTAGAATTGTGCCTTTGATTAAATAGCCACGTTGTATGGTATTTACAATTTGTTGTGAAACTTGCAGATAAACAGGTGTGGACAAAGATTTGTCAAAAACAATTAGTTGTTTAAAAAGAGCATTAACCGGACTATCTATCATTTATATACTGGACTAGTTTAATAGTCCGGAAAGTTACTACTTTTGCATCGTTTTAAATTAAAATAATTTTTAAAAATGACACGTAATAAATTATTGATTTTATCATTTGCATTGATGCAAACGACCTTGTTTGCACAAGAGAATAAAAAAGTGCAAGAACTAGATACAATTTTAATAAAATCGACTAGAATAGACTTACCTTTTAAAGAAAATTCACGCACAATAAATGTTGTTACCTCAGCAGCAATAAAAAACAGCGCAGCAACAAATGTAGCAGATCTTTTGCAACAAGTTGCAGGAGTAGATATTAGAAGAAGAGGAACTGCCGGGAGTCAATCAGACTTATATATTCGAGGAGGAGGTTTCGACCAGACATTGTTGTTGATTGATGGAATTAAAATGGATGACGCGCAGACAGGTCATCACACAATGAATGCAGCTTTGCCACTTGAAGTTATTGAAAGAATAGAAATTATAAAAGGACCTGCAGCAAGAGTTTTTGGTCAAAATGCATTTACAGGTGCAATAAATATTGTGACTAAAAAGAAATTATTAAATAAAGTTTCTATCAATTTAGAGGCTGGTTCTTTCGGTCAATTAAATTATTCTGCAACGGTTGGTAGGGAATATGAAAATACATCAATTATTGCGCACGCAGGGTCACTCAATTCGGATGGTTATCGTACGAATTCTGATTATGAAAACAACAATTATTTCTTAAAAGGAATTTTCAACAAGAAAAACCAACCAATAGAAGTACTTGCTACTTTTTTCGACAAAAAAATTGGTGCAGAAAATTTTTACACTACAAATCCTGCTTGGAATGAATATGAAGAAACTCAAAATAGTTTATTAGGAGTTTCAACTACTTTCAGAACAGAAAAGTTTAAGATTTCTCCAAGAATTTATTGGAGAAGAGGGCAAGATATATTTTTGTTGAAAAGAGACGATCCTAGTTTTTTTAGGAATTTACACATTACGAATAAAGTGGGTGTAGAAGCGAATGTTTCTTATACCTCAGAAATGGGGATTACTGGTTTTGGTATAGATATTTCTAGATTTTTTATTAGTAGTAATAATTTAGGTAATAGAAATAGAACCATGGCGAACTTATTTTTAGAGCATCGTTTTACTTTATGGGATAATGTAGATGTTACTCCAGGAGTTGCAGTTACTTATTTTTCTGATTTTAAATTTAATGCTTTTCCTGGTTTAGATGTTGGTGTGCAATTAACAGATAACTTTAAAGCTTACGGAAATATTGGTTATACGTTTAGAGTGCCAACTTTTACAGATTTGTATTATAAAGATCCTGGAACTTCTGGAAACCCAAATTTAGAGCCAGAAAGTGCATTTGCACAAGAATTAGGAATAAAATTTAGTACTAACAATTTCTTTGGTTCTGTTGCTTTTTTTAATAGAGATTCAGATAATTTAATAGATTATATTCGACCGAATACGACCGTAAGTATTTTTACAGCAACAAATATTGCAGAGGTAAATACACAAGGATTTGAATTTGAAGGAGCTTATAGTTTCAATTTAAAGGACTATAAGCAAACAGTAACATTTGGTTACACGTACTTAAATGATGATATTTTAGATCAAAATAAAGATTTGTCTCGTTATTCTTTAAACACGCTAAAACATCAATTTATAACTCGTTTTGCAAGTAAATTGTTTAAAAATATAAAGCAAAATATTATTTATAAGCATGCAGAACGTGCGATTGGCTCAAGTTATAATGTTTGGGATGCTTCTGTAATTGTAGATGTTAATAAGTTTAGTTTTACAGTAACTGCTAATAATATTTTTGATGCAGAATATATAGAATCTGGTTTTGTGCCAATGCCGTCAAGTAATATTTTATTTGGTTTACGGTATAATTTTTAAAGAAGAAATTTATCTAAATTAAAGGAAGCCTTGATATATTTTTATCAAGGCTTCCTTTTTAAATATTATTAAAAACAATAACAATTAGTTGGTTGTAAGTTTCTTACAATCTAAATTTGACAACATCTTCAGCCTTTTAAAAGTTTATTTCATTAGAAAAATATCAATCGTTTTCGTAAATAAAATCAAGACATAAATTAATGTAAGTTGGTTTAATGAATATATTTGGTTTGTGTTTATTCTTTGCAATTATGAAAAAATGTCCAAAATGTAAATCTGTTTCTAGGCACAGATTAAAAAGAAAGCCCTTCACTAAAATAATTCCAGGCACCAAAACATATGGATGCGATTTATGCAATACCCAATACACTTGGGTCTCTTGGCTTAATTCGTCTTTTAAGATCTAAAAAAAAAAAGCACTTAGTGAATGTAAGTGCTTTTTGTAGGTTGTGTTTGAATTTTTTACTTAAATAGCCTAAAAATATCATTTCCATTGGCAAAAATCAATAAGGCAATTAGTAGAATAAAACCAACTACTTGAGCATATTCTAAAAATTTATCTCCTGGTTTTTTACCGGTAATCATTTCCCAAAGTGTAAAAACAACGTGTCCACCATCTAAAGCAGGAATTGGCAACAAGTTCATAAACCCAAGCATAATAGATAAGAAAGCTGTAATAGTCCAAAATGATTCTGCACTCCATTCGGCAGGGAAAATACTTCCAATAGAAATAAAACCGCCTAACCCTTTATAGGCCCCAGTACTTGGATTAAAAATCTTTTTTAATTGCTTTACATAGTCCGTTAAGGTTTTCCAAGATTTATTCCATCCAGCAGGAATTGCCTGGGCAAAAGAATACTCAAAACTGGCTAATTTATAATACTCAAGTTTTTCTAAATCTTTAAAAGATAATTGACCAAGACCAACACCTAATTTACCATCATTTGTTACTTCTACAGCAATTTCTTTAATCTCATTGCCTCTTTTTACAGTAACTGTAATGGTTTCATTTTTAAATTTATCAAGTTGAGTTTTAGCTTCATCAAAATATTTAATAGCATTTCCATTGATCCCAATTACTATGTCTTTCGCTTTTAAATCTGATGTTTTATTTGGAGAACCTTCTGAAATACCTGCAATTACAAATGGGTAACGCGGTAATAAAACTGGGCCTGCATTTTTACCTCTCTCTACTAATTGAGATATAAAATCTTCAGGAATTTGTTTATCTTCAACTTGTCCGTTTCTTTCAATTTGAAACTCATTTCCATTGACAAATCCTATGGTTAATTCAGAGAATTTTTTAATTTTTTCTCCATCAATCGTTAAAATTTTATCACCCGTTTGTATTCCTAAATTCATGGCTAATGAGTCTTGCACCCAAACACCATCTTTTACATTTTCATTTGGCAAATATTTTTCACCATATGCCCACATTAAACAGATATAAATGAAAATTCCTAAAACAAAATTCACAAAAACTCCTCCTAGCATAATAATGAGACGTTGCCATGCAGGTTTAGAACGAAACTCCCAAGGTTGTGGGGGTAAGGCCATTTGTTCAGTATCCATACTTTCATCGATCATTCCAGAGATTTTTACGTAACCTCCTAAGGGAATCCAGCCAATACCATAAACAGTTTCACCAATTTTTTTCTTGAAAATTGAGAATTTATAATCGAAGAATAAGTAGAATTTTTCAACTCTAGTTTTAAATAATTTTGCAGGGATAAAATGCCCCAATTCGTGCAAAACAATTAGTAAAGATAAACTCAGTATAAATTGCGATGCTTTTATTAATATTTCCATTCAGCGTTAAATCATAATTTAAAAACGGTCAAATGTACGTTTTTAAAGAGAGTTTGAAAAGAACTATTCTAAGTAGATATTTATTTTAACAAAAGTTTTACATCAAATATCTTTTACTTGTCTTTTCTGTGGGTTTTTTAAGCTGTAAATTTGCACAAATATACTTTTTAATGGATTTAAATTTTTTTAAAAAAAGCAAACTAACAGTCATTTTTTTAATAGTCTTTTCCACTATTTCAATTCCTGTTTTTTATCATTTATTAAAAGTTGATAAAAAATTAAAAGTTTATAATCCTGCAGATGTAAATCCAAGTTTGGTTGATGTTTCTTTAAAACATATTACAAAAGATCATACAATTTCAAATTTCGAATTGACAAATCAAAATGGAGAAACCATTACCAATAAAAACTATAAAGATAAAATTTATGTAGCGGATTTCTTTTTTACACGTTGTACAAATATCTGCATTGCCATGGCTTATAACATGAGTGAATTACAAGAATATTATAAAAATGATAATGACATTATGTTTTTATCACATTCTGTAACTCCGGTTATTGATAGTGTTTCTGTATTAAAAACATACGCAGAAAACAAAGGTGTTATAGATGGAAAATGGAATGTAACTACAGGCTCAAAAAAACATATATATGAGTTGGCGAGAAAAAGTTATTTTGCCGTTCTTGAAGATGGTGATGGAGGTGAAAATGATTTTATTCATACAGAGCAATTTGTATTAGTTGATAAAGAAAGACGTTTACGGGGATATTACGATGGCACAGAGAAAAAAGATATGGAAAAATTGAAGAAAGATATAGCTCTTTTAAAAGAGGAATATACCAACAAATAACTTGTTTAGAATCATTCTAAATTCTTATCTTTGCTATCCAAAATTTAAACCTTTGAGTACAATTGCATCTTTACATATTGGTGAAATAGGATATATTTCTGAAGAGTCATTAGATTTTATTCCTCTAAAATTATTAGAAATGGGGTGTTTGCCCGGAGCAGAAGTTAAGCTAATTCAATTAGCACCTCTGCAAGATCCTTTATACATCTGTGTTAACGGAAGTCATTTAGCGATTCGAAAAGAAACTGCTGGTAAAATTCAAATTCTAAAAGAGAATAGTTAATGTCTAGAAAAGATATAAAAGTTGCTTTAATAGGAAATCCGAATACAGGAAAAACATCTCTTTTTAATCAGTTGACTGGTTTAAATCAAAAAGTAGGAAATTATCCAGGAGTTACGGTAGATAAAAAAGAAGGAACCAGTAAATTGTCTTCAAAACAAAATGCAATTATTACAGATTTGCCAGGAACCTACAGTATAAATCCTACTTCTATAGATGAAAGTATTGTCTTAAAAACTTTACTTAAAAAGGATATTAAAGAATCTCCGGACGTAATCTTAGTTGTTGCAGATGTAGAGAATTTGAAGAGAAATCTATTGTTGTTCTCTCAAATAAAAGATTTAGAAATTCCTACTGTTTTGGCAATTAATATGGTAGATCAAATGCATAGAAAAGGAATTTCTATTGATTTGTCTCTGTTAAAAAAGGAACTAAATACAGAAGTAATTTTAATAAGTGCCAGAAAAAACGAAGGAATAAAAGAAGTAAAAGAAGCAATTATACGCTGTCATGTAGCAGCAAAGGCATCACCTTTATGCGGTGTGAATCATAAAATTGATCCTGATTATTTTAATAAGTTAAAAGAAATAAGTCCTAATTACACTTTGTATGAATTATGGCTGATGGTTACTCAAAATAATTTTCCAGAAACCATAACTAAAGAGGAAAAAGAGAAGCTTTTAGCATTTAAACAAGATGTTTCTAAACTAAAGAAATATCAGCATAAAGAAACCATTTACCGCTACCAAGAAATCAATAAAATTTTAAAGAAAACCTATATAATAGACAAGACGAAGGCAACAGATTTGCGTGGTAGATTAGATAAAATTTTCACACACAGAATTTTTGGTTATGTATTATTTAGTTTGATTTTATTAGTTATTTTTCAATCTATTTTCGATTTGGCTTCCGTGCCAATGGATTTTATTGATGCTACTTTTGCGCAACTATCAGACTTTACAAAAAGTAATTTACCCAGTGGTGTGTTTACAGATTTATTGACAGAAGGAATTATTCCTGGAATAGGAGGAGTAATCATATTTATACCACAAATTGCCATTTTATTTTTATTCATTGCCATTCTAGAAGAAACCGGGTATATGAGCAGAGTAGTCTTTTTAATGGACAAAATAATGAGGCGTTTTGGAATGAACGGTAAAAGTGTAATTCCGTTAATTTCTGGAACAGCATGTGCAATTCCCGCAATTATGGCAACTAGAACTATTTCTAGTTGGAAAGAAAGATTGATTACTATTTTAGTAGTTCCTTTTACAACATGCTCTGCAAGATTGCCAGTTTATGCTATTTTAATTGCATTGATAATTCCAGATGAAAAAATTTTTGGATTTTTAAACTTACAAGGATTAGTGCTACTTTCTTTATATGCTTTAGGTTTTCTGTCGGCCATATTGGCTGCCTATATTTTGCATAAAACTTTAAAAGTAGAATCAAAATCATTTTTCGTAGTAGAAATGCCAAACTATAAATTACCATCTATAAAAAATGTGTTTTTTGAGGTTGTAGAAAAAACAAAAGCTTTTGTTTTCGGAGCAGGAAAAATTATTTTAGCATTGTCAATTGTTTTATGGTTTTTGGCTTCAAATGGAGGTTCAGATTATCAATATGCCGAAGAATCGGTTATTGAAAATAGTGACAATCAGAATTTAAATGAAGATGAAATTCAACAAAAAATAGCTTCCGTAAAATTAGAAAATTCTTATATAGGAACTCTTGGAAAAACAATAGAACCAGTTATAAGGCCTTTAGGATATGATTGGAAAATAGGAATTGCATTAATAACATCATTTGCAGCACGGGAAGTATTTATAGGTACGTTAGCAACAATATACAGTGTGGAAGCAGATGATGAAGATACAACCACTATTAAACAAAAAATGGCATCAGAAATAAATCCTGATACAGGCAAGAAGCGTTTTAATTTTCCTGTTGGCATGTCGTTAATGGTTTTTTATGCTTTTGCAATGCAATGTATGGCAACTTTTGCGATTGTAAAGCGTGAAACTAAAACATGGAAATGGCCACTAATCCAGTTATTTGGGATGGCTTTGTTGGCTTATATTTCATCATTTTTAACCTATCAAATTTTAAGTTAATGCAAGAAGTTGTTGTTTATTTTGTAGTTGCTTTAGCTATTGTTTTTTTAATAAAGAAATATGTTTTTCCTACAAAGAAAGACAAAAATTGCAATACTGATTGCGGCTGTCATTAAAACCTTAACAGAATATTAGTAATCTTTAAATGATAGGTTTTCTAACTTTGATTCCTAATCTGAACACAAATAAAAACTTAAATATTTAGTCCCATGCAAAAAGCTATTTTATCAATTATAATTTTTACGATTACTTTAATTTCATCAACAGAATTTACAGCACAGGAATTTTCAAAAATCGATGTAAGTCCTATGGATGCTGCTGCTCATCCTAATAATTGGAGAGAAGCTAATAAACTTGTAAAAGTAGTTTATAGTAGGCCTCAATTAAAAGGCAGGTCTTTAGATAAATTGGTTCCAAATGATAAAGTTTGGAGAACAGGTGCAAATGAAGCAGCAGAAATTACATTTTATAAAGACGTAACTTTTGGAGATAAAGAAGTAAAAGCGGGTACATATACACTGTTTACGATTCCTACAGATGGAGATTGGACGGTTATTTTAAGCAACCATAAAAATATTTGGGGTTCTTATTTTTATAAACAAGAACAAGATGTAGCAAGGGTTAGTGGTAAATTCTCAAAATCAGAAAAATTAATTGAAGCATTTTCTATTGTTTTTGATGGTGAAGGAGATAGTACAACTATGTATTTAGGTTGGGGAAATACAATTGTTTCTGTTCCTGTAAAGGGTTAAAATTAGATTGTTAAAAAATTTAAAACCTCAAAAGCTGAATGACTTTTGAGGTATTAAATGAATTCATTAAAAAGAATTTAAAATCTTAAACAGTTTGCTTTAGTTGCCATTTCCAAGCAGTTTCTAAAGTTTTCTCTAGGCTTATTTCTGTTTTCCAATTCAATTCTTTATTTGCAATTGCAGTATCAGCAAAAGCAACTACTACATCACCTTCACGTCTTCCAACAATTTTATAATTTAGTTTTATATTATTTACTTTTTCGAAAGTATTAATAATTTCTAAAACAGAACTTCCATTACCTGAACCAACATTAAAATATTCAAAAGATTTTTTATTTTTTTTATCGATAAGCCTTCTTAAAGCTGCAATATGTGCCCTGGCTAAATCTACAACATCGATATAATCGCGAACTGCAGTTCCATCTTTTGTAGGATAATCATTACCGAAAACAGATAATTCTTCACGCATTCCTGCTGCAGTTTGTGTGATAAATGGGATTAAATTTTGAGGAACTCCAAGAGGTAATTCTCCGATTTTTATAGATGGATGACCACCTATAGGATTAAAATAACGCAAAGCAATTGCATTGATATTATGTGCTTTGCTTGTGTCTTTAATAATTTCCTCACCAACTTGTTTTGTATTTCCATAAACAGATTCTGCTGCTTTTACTGGTGCCTCTTCTGTTATAGGTAGTTTATCTGCTTGTCCGTATACTGTGCAAGAAGAAGAGAAAATAAAATTATCTAATTTTCTGTCTCTCATTTCTTGCAATAAATAAATTAATGAGTTAAAATTATTTTCATAATATTCTAAAGGTTCGCCCATACTTTCACCAACAGCTTTATAAGCAGCAAAATGTATAATACCATCAACATGATTGTTCTTAAAAAAATCTTTTACATCGTTTTTAATCCGCAGATCTATCTGATGAAAGTCTGGCTTTGTTCCAGTAATTTCTGTAATTTGACCTAATACATCAATTGTGGTATTAGATAAGTTATCTATAATTACTACTTCAAAACCTTTGTTTTGTAGTTCTACTACAGTGTGAGAACCTATAAAGCCTAAGCCTCCTGTTACTAATATTTTTTTCATTTTAGGGGTGTGTTGTTTTTTTTATTTTAAGAAATTTGTAATTGTTCGTGTAATAAAACTTAGTTGTTCTTTATTTAATTCTGTATGCATAGGCAAAGAAATTACCGTTTTTATCAATTTATTGGTTACAGGAAAATCTTCTTCTTTGTACCTGTCGTCAACATAGGCTTTTTGAGAATGCAAAGCGACAGGATAATAAATGGCATTTGGAATCTCATTTTCTAATAAATGCTTGTGTAATTCATCACGTTTACCATTGGTGATTTGCAATGTGTATTGATGAAAAACGTGGCAATTACAAGTAGCACAAATTTCTCCACAAGCATTTGTTGTGGGTGTAATAATATTGGTATTGTTAGCAAAAGCTGTATTGTAAAAACGCGCAGCATTTCTTCTGGCTTCACAATAAGTATCTAATAAAGGTAGTTTGGCTTTTAAAACGCCTGCTTGAATAGAATCTAATCTAGAATTTACACCAACAACATCATGATAGTAACGTGTATACATTCCATGATTTACAATGCCTCTTAATGTGTGAGCAAGTTCATCATCATTTGTAAAAATTGCTCCACCATCTCCATAACAACCTAAGTTTTTTGATGGAAAAAAAGAGGTTGTTCCTACATGTCCTATCGTTCCAGCTTTCTGTTTTGTTCCGTTTTTAAAAGTATAATCTGCCCCAATGGCTTGTGCATTGTCTTCAATTACAAATAGATTGTGCTCTTTTGCAATTTCTAAAATAGCATCCATATTTGCAACTTGTCCAAATAAATGAACAGGAACAATTGCTTTAGTTTTTGGAGTAATCGCTCTTTTTAAAGCATCAATATTTATATTGAACGTTTTTTCATCAACATCAACCAAAACAGGAGTCAGTTTTAAAAGTGCTATTACTTCTACTGTGGCTGCAAACGTGAAATCTACGGTAATAACTTCATCTCCTTGTTCTAGGCCAAGACCCATCATTGCAATTTGCAAAGCATCGGTTCCATTTGCGCAAGGAATTACATGTTTTACATCTAGGTATTCTTCTAAATCTTTTTGAAACTCTTTAACTAAAGGTCCATTTATATAAGTAGATGAGTTAAGAACTTCTTGTATAGAATTGTCTACAGTTTGTTTTATTTCTTGATATTGACTTTGTAAGTCAACCATTTGAATTTTTTTCATGAGTCAGATTTCTATGAACAAAACAAAAATACGATATTATTCTTTTATCTTTGGTTATATAA
Proteins encoded:
- the galE gene encoding UDP-glucose 4-epimerase GalE, which gives rise to MKKILVTGGLGFIGSHTVVELQNKGFEVVIIDNLSNTTIDVLGQITEITGTKPDFHQIDLRIKNDVKDFFKNNHVDGIIHFAAYKAVGESMGEPLEYYENNFNSLIYLLQEMRDRKLDNFIFSSSCTVYGQADKLPITEEAPVKAAESVYGNTKQVGEEIIKDTSKAHNINAIALRYFNPIGGHPSIKIGELPLGVPQNLIPFITQTAAGMREELSVFGNDYPTKDGTAVRDYIDVVDLARAHIAALRRLIDKKNKKSFEYFNVGSGNGSSVLEIINTFEKVNNIKLNYKIVGRREGDVVVAFADTAIANKELNWKTEISLEKTLETAWKWQLKQTV
- a CDS encoding DegT/DnrJ/EryC1/StrS aminotransferase family protein, which translates into the protein MKKIQMVDLQSQYQEIKQTVDNSIQEVLNSSTYINGPLVKEFQKDLEEYLDVKHVIPCANGTDALQIAMMGLGLEQGDEVITVDFTFAATVEVIALLKLTPVLVDVDEKTFNINIDALKRAITPKTKAIVPVHLFGQVANMDAILEIAKEHNLFVIEDNAQAIGADYTFKNGTKQKAGTIGHVGTTSFFPSKNLGCYGDGGAIFTNDDELAHTLRGIVNHGMYTRYYHDVVGVNSRLDSIQAGVLKAKLPLLDTYCEARRNAARFYNTAFANNTNIITPTTNACGEICATCNCHVFHQYTLQITNGKRDELHKHLLENEIPNAIYYPVALHSQKAYVDDRYKEEDFPVTNKLIKTVISLPMHTELNKEQLSFITRTITNFLK